One Saprospiraceae bacterium DNA window includes the following coding sequences:
- a CDS encoding SRPBCC family protein: MKALKFILYTILGLGGLWMLLGIFAKKEYRIERSTEIDAPRDIVYEQVRLFKNFKNWSPWHVYDPYLKTEIIGTDGEPGALYSWSGNKKVGTGTQKLKSASPERVELEVQFSEWGTSPAYFVLKDNGSTTHVTWTLDMHVPFPWNAFAMLTDVNAFVGRDFADGLKHLKSVCEQIAHPKFRGYVVVETELPTLHYVGVRSVLDTIDIHTYFASQFPALMDLTTEKKLTVAGMPSGLFWQWGEQTDVAAAIPVEENTKLDSVETFSLGGKALMVDYFGPHFQTMEAHLAIDDYMNAKKLQSKLPVVEEYVTNPVEEPDTALWLTRIIYFVEPKPDSTATDKK, from the coding sequence ATGAAAGCATTGAAATTTATTCTCTACACCATTTTGGGTCTCGGCGGGCTGTGGATGCTTCTAGGGATTTTTGCAAAAAAGGAATATCGAATAGAGCGCAGCACAGAGATTGACGCGCCCCGCGACATCGTATATGAGCAGGTCCGATTGTTCAAAAATTTCAAAAACTGGTCGCCATGGCACGTCTATGACCCATACCTGAAAACCGAAATCATCGGCACGGATGGCGAACCGGGTGCTCTGTACTCTTGGAGCGGCAACAAAAAAGTAGGTACCGGCACTCAAAAACTCAAATCTGCCTCGCCGGAACGCGTCGAATTGGAAGTGCAATTTTCGGAATGGGGTACTTCGCCAGCCTATTTTGTGCTGAAAGACAACGGCAGCACTACCCACGTCACTTGGACGCTCGACATGCACGTTCCTTTCCCGTGGAATGCCTTTGCCATGCTGACCGACGTGAACGCTTTCGTGGGGCGCGACTTTGCTGATGGGCTAAAGCATTTGAAAAGCGTCTGCGAACAAATCGCGCACCCCAAGTTCAGGGGCTATGTGGTGGTAGAAACCGAATTGCCCACGCTTCACTACGTGGGTGTGCGCAGTGTGTTGGACACCATAGACATCCACACCTATTTCGCATCCCAATTCCCCGCGCTCATGGATTTGACAACGGAAAAGAAACTGACCGTGGCAGGGATGCCTTCCGGCTTGTTTTGGCAATGGGGCGAACAAACCGATGTGGCAGCGGCCATCCCCGTAGAGGAAAACACTAAATTGGATAGCGTGGAGACATTCTCATTGGGAGGAAAAGCGTTGATGGTTGACTATTTTGGCCCCCATTTTCAGACGATGGAGGCACATCTCGCCATAGACGATTACATGAACGCAAAAAAACTGCAAAGCAAATTGCCTGTGGTGGAGGAGTATGTCACCAACCCAGTGGAAGAACCCGATACCGCCTTGTGGCTGACACGCATCATCTATTTCGTGGAACCCAAGCCTG
- a CDS encoding iron-sulfur cluster assembly accessory protein, translated as MIYVADSAKQKIQEVRQSSKLSDEYFIRVSVTSGGCSGLSYKLDFDNEAKPNDQIFEDNGVKVVTDLKSFLYLFNTTLEFSGGLNGKGFTFNNPNATRTCGCGESFAV; from the coding sequence ATGATTTACGTAGCAGACAGCGCCAAGCAAAAAATTCAGGAAGTCCGTCAGTCGAGCAAACTGTCCGACGAGTACTTCATTCGAGTGAGCGTCACCAGCGGCGGATGCTCCGGTCTGTCTTACAAGTTGGATTTTGACAATGAAGCAAAACCCAACGACCAAATTTTTGAGGACAACGGCGTGAAAGTGGTGACCGACCTCAAAAGTTTTCTGTACCTGTTCAACACCACGCTGGAGTTCAGCGGCGGGCTGAATGGCAAAGGCTTCACCTTCAACAATCCCAACGCCACGCGCACCTGCGGTTGCGGTGAAAGTTTTGCGGTATAG